Proteins encoded by one window of Bacillus sp. DTU_2020_1000418_1_SI_GHA_SEK_038:
- a CDS encoding aldo/keto reductase, translating into MNFVTLNNGLKMPQLGFGVWKVKNDEATKAVVKALETGYRSIDTAMIYKNEEGVGKAIKKAGIPREELFITTKVWNSDQGFDNTLRAYEESLKRLGLDYVDLYLIHWPAPEFDQYIDTYKALEKLYHDGRVKAIGVCNFEIEHLDRLLKECDIKPVLNQVECHPYFAQNELKDLCSKHDIFVEAWSPLHQGGEVLQNETIKKIAEKHGKTPAQTVLRWHLQNNTIVIPKSVTPSRIEENINVFDFELTANEMDEINSLNRDERKGPKPSEFNMRD; encoded by the coding sequence ATGAATTTTGTAACATTAAATAACGGCTTGAAAATGCCCCAGCTTGGATTTGGCGTGTGGAAGGTTAAAAATGACGAAGCAACTAAAGCTGTTGTTAAAGCACTGGAAACAGGTTATCGTTCCATTGATACTGCGATGATTTATAAAAACGAAGAAGGAGTCGGAAAAGCCATTAAAAAAGCTGGTATTCCGCGGGAAGAGCTTTTTATTACAACAAAGGTATGGAACAGTGATCAAGGCTTTGACAATACTTTGCGGGCATATGAGGAAAGCTTAAAAAGACTAGGACTTGATTATGTTGATTTATATTTAATCCATTGGCCAGCACCTGAATTTGATCAATATATTGATACATATAAAGCACTTGAAAAGCTTTATCACGATGGACGGGTAAAAGCAATTGGTGTGTGCAACTTCGAAATTGAACATCTTGACCGCTTATTAAAAGAATGTGATATAAAACCTGTATTAAATCAAGTTGAATGTCACCCATATTTTGCTCAGAACGAGTTAAAAGATTTATGCTCCAAACACGATATCTTTGTAGAAGCATGGAGCCCGCTCCATCAAGGCGGTGAAGTGTTGCAGAATGAAACGATTAAAAAAATCGCAGAAAAACACGGGAAAACACCAGCACAGACTGTCCTTCGCTGGCACTTGCAAAATAATACAATCGTTATTCCTAAATCGGTTACTCCATCCCGTATTGAAGAGAATATCAATGTATTTGATTTTGAACTAACAGCCAATGAAATGGATGAAATCAATAGCTTAAACCGCGATGAACGCAAAGGTCCAAAGCCAAGCGAATTCAATATGAGAGACTAA
- a CDS encoding MFS transporter translates to MGKMTKPERSWAFYDWANSAYSIVVVTAIFPLYFKSAATDAGISASASTAYWGYANSFATLIVSILAPLLGTIADFRGFKKRFFTFFASLGVIFTLLLAVVPNDQWLILLGCFVLTSVGFAGANIFYDAFLVDVTSEDRMNRISSNGFALGYIGSTIPFIISIAIILLSQQGIIPLSVGIASQIAFVITALWWGLFTIPMLKNVEQKYYVDRVPNPVTTSFKKLFATLKNIKAYRALFLFLIAYFFYIDGVHTILTMSTAYGSDLGIGASTLLIVLFLVQVVAAPFTVLFGKMGQKFSEKKMIIVAIFVYICICIYAYFLKTAIDFWILAMLVATVQGGIQALSRAYFAKLIPKESSNEFFGFYNIFGKVAAIAGPTLVGATAHITGNTNSGVFSLIILFIIGGILLLRVPNQAKFNSEH, encoded by the coding sequence ATGGGGAAGATGACAAAACCGGAACGAAGCTGGGCTTTTTATGACTGGGCCAACTCCGCCTATTCTATTGTTGTCGTAACAGCTATTTTTCCTTTATATTTTAAGTCTGCAGCAACAGACGCGGGGATTTCTGCTTCAGCCTCTACAGCTTATTGGGGCTATGCGAACTCATTTGCCACATTAATCGTATCCATTCTAGCACCATTACTTGGTACAATAGCAGACTTTAGGGGATTCAAGAAAAGGTTTTTCACATTTTTTGCTTCACTTGGTGTGATTTTTACATTACTTTTAGCGGTAGTCCCAAATGATCAATGGCTGATTCTTTTAGGATGTTTTGTTTTGACCTCTGTTGGATTTGCGGGAGCGAATATATTCTATGACGCTTTCCTAGTGGATGTAACGAGTGAGGACCGAATGAATCGTATTTCTTCAAATGGCTTTGCTCTAGGATATATTGGGAGTACCATCCCGTTTATTATTTCAATTGCTATTATTTTATTGTCTCAGCAAGGGATTATCCCACTATCAGTTGGAATAGCTAGCCAAATCGCATTTGTCATTACTGCTCTATGGTGGGGTCTATTTACCATCCCAATGTTAAAGAATGTTGAACAGAAGTATTATGTAGATCGTGTTCCGAATCCTGTAACAACTAGTTTTAAAAAGCTGTTTGCAACACTGAAAAATATTAAGGCTTACCGTGCATTATTTCTGTTCCTAATCGCTTATTTCTTTTATATTGATGGCGTCCATACGATTTTAACGATGTCAACGGCATATGGGTCTGATTTAGGTATTGGTGCCTCTACATTATTAATTGTTTTGTTTCTAGTTCAGGTAGTTGCAGCTCCATTTACCGTTTTGTTTGGAAAAATGGGGCAAAAGTTTAGTGAAAAGAAAATGATTATTGTCGCCATATTTGTTTATATTTGTATTTGCATTTATGCCTATTTCCTGAAAACTGCCATCGATTTTTGGATACTTGCGATGCTTGTAGCCACTGTACAGGGGGGAATACAGGCGCTTAGCCGTGCGTATTTTGCCAAGCTCATTCCTAAGGAGTCATCAAATGAATTCTTTGGCTTTTATAATATTTTTGGCAAGGTTGCAGCCATTGCGGGACCAACTTTAGTAGGTGCTACTGCACATATTACTGGGAATACAAACAGTGGTGTTTTCAGTTTAATCATCTTATTTATTATTGGTGGAATCCTTTTACTGCGTGTACCAAATCAAGCAAAGTTTAATTCAGAGCACTAG
- a CDS encoding DUF1641 domain-containing protein — MTATLTQQKPEQELVSYNQDKLDVLDQLLKPEVQESLTTLVEQLPKLTELVNILNKSYDFAQSVTTDEVLKNDMIGAITEMAGPIKDSVKNIAATAIEAKDRAEESHEVIGLFGVLKMLKDPQAQKLFRFVNAYLQITSEKEAQK, encoded by the coding sequence ATGACTGCAACGCTTACTCAACAAAAGCCTGAACAAGAACTTGTGTCATATAATCAAGACAAGCTTGATGTACTTGATCAGCTTTTAAAACCTGAGGTACAGGAATCCTTGACAACATTAGTAGAGCAGCTTCCTAAGCTTACTGAGCTTGTCAACATCTTAAATAAGTCTTATGACTTTGCACAATCTGTGACAACTGATGAAGTATTAAAGAATGATATGATTGGTGCAATTACTGAAATGGCAGGACCTATTAAGGATTCTGTTAAAAATATTGCAGCTACTGCTATTGAAGCAAAAGACCGTGCGGAAGAAAGCCATGAAGTTATTGGGTTATTTGGCGTTTTAAAAATGTTAAAAGATCCTCAAGCTCAAAAGCTTTTCCGTTTCGTAAACGCTTACCTTCAAATTACATCAGAGAAGGAAGCACAAAAATAG
- a CDS encoding NAD(P)/FAD-dependent oxidoreductase, whose protein sequence is MSKHIVILGAGYGGVLSALTVRKYLNSDEAYVTVVNQYPTHQIITELHRLAGGTIAEKAISMPLEKLFKGKDINLKIAKVESFSADEKAVKLDDGSTLKYDTLVVALGSKTGYFGIPGLEENSMVLKSVDDANNIYNHIVGKIEEYSKSKNEADATIVIGGGGLTGVELVGEIVDNMPKIAKKYGVDPKELKIKLVEAGPKILPVLPDHLIERATASLEARGVEFLTGLPVTNVNGNEIDLKDGSKIIANTFVWTGGIQALPIVEQSGLACDRGRATVNEYLQSSSHPDVFVVGDSAVAFPAEGGRPYAPTAQNAWQMGELVGYNLFALLKDKTFESFAPVNSGTLASLGRKDAVATIGANETSLKGLPASIMKEASNVRYYSHIKALYTLAY, encoded by the coding sequence ATGTCAAAACATATTGTGATCTTAGGAGCAGGCTATGGCGGAGTTCTTTCAGCTTTAACTGTTCGCAAATATTTAAATAGTGATGAAGCCTATGTTACTGTTGTGAATCAATACCCGACACACCAAATTATTACTGAACTGCACCGCCTTGCAGGTGGAACTATTGCAGAAAAAGCTATTTCTATGCCTTTAGAAAAGCTTTTCAAAGGTAAAGATATTAACTTGAAAATTGCTAAGGTTGAATCTTTCTCAGCTGATGAAAAAGCAGTTAAGCTTGATGATGGTTCAACTTTGAAATATGACACACTCGTTGTTGCTCTAGGAAGTAAAACTGGTTACTTCGGTATTCCTGGACTAGAGGAAAACAGCATGGTACTAAAATCAGTTGATGATGCTAATAACATTTACAATCATATTGTTGGCAAGATTGAAGAATACAGTAAATCTAAAAATGAAGCAGATGCTACGATTGTTATTGGCGGCGGTGGTTTAACTGGTGTTGAACTAGTAGGTGAAATCGTTGATAATATGCCTAAAATCGCAAAAAAATATGGGGTAGATCCGAAAGAATTGAAAATCAAGCTTGTTGAAGCTGGTCCAAAAATTCTTCCAGTTCTGCCAGACCATTTAATCGAACGTGCAACAGCTAGCCTTGAAGCACGTGGTGTAGAATTCTTGACAGGTCTTCCTGTAACAAATGTAAATGGCAATGAAATCGATCTTAAAGACGGTTCAAAAATTATTGCAAACACATTTGTTTGGACAGGCGGCATTCAAGCACTTCCAATTGTTGAACAGTCTGGACTTGCATGTGATCGCGGTCGTGCAACCGTTAATGAATATCTTCAATCTTCTTCTCACCCTGATGTATTTGTTGTTGGAGACAGTGCAGTTGCCTTCCCGGCTGAAGGCGGCCGTCCATATGCACCAACCGCACAAAATGCATGGCAAATGGGAGAGCTTGTTGGTTATAATTTATTCGCACTTCTTAAAGACAAGACATTTGAATCTTTTGCACCTGTAAATTCAGGAACTCTTGCAAGCCTTGGCCGTAAAGATGCTGTTGCAACAATCGGTGCAAACGAAACTTCACTTAAAGGACTACCTGCTTCTATCATGAAGGAAGCAAGTAATGTTCGCTATTATTCACATATCAAAGCTTTATATACATTAGCATACTAA
- a CDS encoding COX15/CtaA family protein: MKITRLAFLIILLTYGLIVFGGYVASSESGMGCGPEWPLCNGEVVPILEGETLIEFAHRVIGAILAILAVYLFIKILSTNRESKVRAAAWWIILLLIVQILLGAVVVVLDLPSIVVTAHLLIAMVFLSALIYIWKNAYDEESSPRLFYSGSLSEKKQKSAGKHLNFLLILLILILAIGAYIKHESYGLACGWFACVESIGPNSVPELLQTIHRVLAVMSTIYIFILLFLAFSKNWGASLQKRLIIILLTVLLQLVIGVFTVISYLEVPLAVLHLAIGTALFAFVFEARVCLGPQIEVTSLSEMASKKRNSQYENL; encoded by the coding sequence TTGAAAATAACTCGGTTAGCCTTTTTAATAATTCTTCTTACATATGGATTAATAGTATTTGGAGGCTATGTGGCATCATCAGAATCAGGAATGGGATGTGGACCGGAGTGGCCATTATGCAACGGAGAAGTTGTTCCAATCTTGGAAGGGGAAACGTTAATTGAATTCGCCCATAGAGTGATTGGTGCCATTCTCGCCATACTGGCTGTATACTTATTTATTAAAATACTTAGCACAAATAGGGAGTCAAAAGTCCGTGCAGCAGCATGGTGGATAATCTTATTGTTGATTGTCCAAATTCTTCTTGGAGCCGTTGTAGTCGTCCTAGATTTACCTTCGATCGTTGTCACAGCACATCTATTGATTGCAATGGTATTTCTTTCTGCACTCATATACATTTGGAAGAATGCGTATGACGAGGAAAGTAGTCCACGACTATTTTATTCGGGCTCATTAAGTGAAAAGAAGCAAAAATCAGCTGGTAAGCATTTAAACTTTTTGCTGATTCTACTTATTTTAATATTAGCAATTGGGGCCTATATAAAACATGAATCTTACGGATTAGCTTGCGGTTGGTTTGCATGTGTGGAATCAATTGGCCCGAATTCAGTTCCAGAGCTTCTGCAAACTATTCATAGAGTTCTTGCAGTGATGTCGACAATCTATATTTTCATACTTTTATTTTTGGCATTTTCAAAAAACTGGGGAGCGTCACTTCAAAAACGCTTAATCATTATTTTACTAACTGTTTTACTTCAATTAGTTATTGGTGTATTTACAGTAATCAGTTATCTTGAAGTCCCGTTGGCGGTTCTTCATTTGGCTATTGGCACAGCATTGTTTGCTTTTGTATTTGAAGCACGAGTTTGTTTAGGGCCTCAGATTGAAGTAACAAGTCTTTCAGAAATGGCCAGTAAGAAAAGGAACAGTCAATATGAAAACCTATAA
- the pepT gene encoding peptidase T: MKSEMIKRFTTYVKIDTQSNEANETCPSTQGQLTLANLLVEELKAIGMEEVTIDENGYVMATLPANTEKSVPTIGFLAHLDTATDFTGANVKPQIHEDYNGNDIILNKDLQIVLSPKDFPSLNQYKGHTLITTDGTTLLGADNKAGIAEIMTAMEYLIQNPEIKHGKIRVAFTPDEEIGRGPHKFDVPAFNAKYAYTVDGGPLGELEYESFNAASAKITIKGNNIHPGTAKGKMVNSTKIAMQFNSKLPVNEAPEFTEGYEGFYHLLSFNGDVEETKLSYIIRDFDIDKFNARKAKLEAIVQDLKQKYGQDNILLEMKDQYYNMREKIEPVKEIVDIAHEAMEMLDIAPIVKPIRGGTDGSQLSYMGLPTPNIFTGGENYHGKFEYISVDNMEKAVNTIVNIIRLFEEKGDNL, encoded by the coding sequence TTGAAAAGTGAAATGATTAAAAGATTTACTACATATGTGAAAATTGATACTCAATCTAATGAAGCAAATGAAACATGCCCTTCCACACAAGGTCAGCTTACATTGGCGAATTTATTAGTCGAAGAATTAAAGGCAATTGGAATGGAAGAAGTAACGATTGACGAGAATGGGTATGTAATGGCAACTTTACCTGCAAATACAGAAAAGTCAGTTCCAACAATTGGATTTTTGGCTCATCTTGATACGGCAACAGATTTTACCGGTGCAAATGTCAAGCCGCAAATTCACGAGGATTATAATGGAAATGACATTATCTTAAATAAAGATTTGCAAATTGTTCTCTCTCCTAAGGATTTTCCAAGCTTAAACCAATATAAAGGTCATACTTTAATAACTACTGATGGTACCACTCTTCTTGGTGCTGACAATAAGGCCGGAATTGCTGAAATTATGACAGCAATGGAATACCTCATTCAAAATCCAGAAATTAAGCACGGGAAAATAAGAGTGGCTTTTACCCCAGATGAGGAAATTGGCAGAGGGCCTCATAAATTTGATGTGCCAGCCTTCAATGCAAAGTATGCATATACAGTTGACGGAGGGCCTCTTGGGGAACTCGAATATGAAAGCTTCAATGCTGCTTCTGCTAAAATTACAATTAAAGGAAACAATATCCATCCTGGAACCGCTAAAGGTAAAATGGTGAATTCAACAAAAATAGCAATGCAATTCAATTCGAAGCTTCCTGTTAACGAGGCACCTGAATTTACTGAAGGTTATGAGGGTTTCTACCATCTTCTTTCATTTAATGGAGATGTGGAAGAAACAAAGCTAAGCTACATTATACGTGATTTTGACATAGATAAATTCAATGCTAGAAAAGCAAAATTGGAAGCCATTGTTCAGGATCTAAAGCAAAAATATGGACAAGATAATATCCTTCTTGAGATGAAGGATCAATATTATAATATGAGAGAAAAAATCGAACCTGTTAAGGAAATCGTTGATATTGCACACGAAGCTATGGAAATGCTGGATATTGCCCCAATTGTAAAACCAATCCGCGGCGGCACAGACGGTTCTCAGCTTTCCTATATGGGACTGCCAACTCCGAATATTTTCACAGGCGGCGAAAACTATCACGGCAAATTCGAGTATATTTCTGTTGATAATATGGAAAAAGCGGTAAATACGATTGTAAATATTATTAGGCTATTTGAGGAAAAGGGAGACAATTTGTAG
- a CDS encoding amidohydrolase — MKQDPIQLIDQNHKEILQTYQELHYLAEPSWKEEKTSSYIIEKLIDAGLKVKTYEDHFGLVTEIQGESEDVIALRADMDALVQEVDGEVRANHSCGHDGHSTMVLYTALALAESGQTFKHTIRFIFQPAEEKAEGALKMIEAGALKNVKFLGGIHVRPALEIPLQKAAPVILHGSTASIQGTIQGVPAHAARPEEGNNPIEAAAILIQAIRQIRLIDAYKYSIKITELHGGEASNLIPEKVQFTFDLRAETNETMDKLIKKAEHTISKIAELTETEINYSLGEYSPAAIRNVRAIELGKKAITSILGKENFIQECPSPGAEDFHFYTLKKPDISATMIGLGCDLKPGLHHPKMSFNKEALIYGAKILTNLLLEADKEKW, encoded by the coding sequence ATGAAGCAAGATCCTATTCAATTGATTGACCAAAATCACAAAGAAATTCTTCAAACCTATCAAGAACTTCATTATCTTGCAGAACCAAGCTGGAAAGAGGAAAAAACCTCATCATATATTATTGAAAAACTGATAGACGCAGGGTTAAAGGTAAAAACGTACGAAGACCATTTTGGATTAGTCACAGAGATTCAAGGAGAGTCAGAGGATGTCATTGCCCTTCGTGCAGACATGGACGCATTAGTTCAGGAGGTTGATGGAGAGGTCCGTGCAAATCATTCATGTGGGCATGATGGACATAGTACTATGGTGCTTTATACTGCCCTTGCCTTAGCAGAATCAGGGCAAACCTTTAAGCATACTATTCGGTTTATTTTCCAGCCTGCAGAGGAAAAGGCTGAAGGTGCATTGAAAATGATTGAAGCAGGAGCGTTAAAAAATGTAAAGTTTCTTGGTGGGATTCATGTGCGTCCAGCTTTAGAAATCCCTTTACAAAAGGCAGCGCCTGTCATTCTTCACGGATCTACAGCTAGTATTCAAGGAACTATTCAGGGTGTTCCAGCCCATGCGGCAAGACCCGAGGAAGGCAATAACCCGATTGAAGCAGCAGCCATTTTAATTCAGGCTATTCGTCAGATCCGATTGATTGATGCGTACAAATACTCTATTAAGATAACAGAACTGCATGGTGGGGAGGCATCAAATTTAATTCCGGAAAAAGTTCAGTTTACATTTGACTTAAGAGCTGAAACGAATGAAACAATGGATAAGTTAATAAAGAAAGCAGAGCATACAATCAGTAAAATTGCTGAATTAACTGAAACAGAGATAAATTACTCTCTTGGTGAATATTCACCTGCAGCCATACGCAATGTAAGAGCGATAGAGCTTGGAAAAAAAGCCATCACATCAATCCTTGGTAAAGAAAACTTTATCCAGGAATGCCCTTCACCAGGAGCGGAAGATTTTCATTTTTACACATTGAAAAAACCGGATATTTCAGCAACGATGATAGGTTTAGGCTGTGACTTAAAGCCTGGTCTTCATCATCCAAAGATGTCATTTAACAAAGAAGCACTTATTTATGGTGCAAAAATATTAACTAATCTATTATTAGAGGCAGATAAAGAGAAATGGTAA
- a CDS encoding DUF2071 domain-containing protein has product MKLIYDNAHRPYPIPSDYWIMRQAWRNLLFIHWPISLEKVRQFVHPSLHIDTFDGDAWLGIIIFEMEGIYPRGFPSISIIPPFAEINVRTYVHYNGKPGIYFMSLDVGDLASLTIAKRWLHLPYKHSHISIQKIGKAFYYDSIRVKQTNPQIICKGSYSPVKDIFFPIEGTLDHWLTERYCFFSSNKRDNLYCCEIHHDPWPLQQAEAIIKKNTLFTPFQIDISDIQPIFHFSKGVDSLIWNIKKA; this is encoded by the coding sequence ATGAAGTTAATATATGACAATGCGCACCGTCCTTATCCAATACCATCAGATTATTGGATTATGCGTCAGGCATGGCGGAATTTATTATTTATTCATTGGCCAATTTCCCTAGAAAAAGTTCGGCAATTTGTCCATCCTTCCTTGCATATTGACACCTTTGATGGGGATGCATGGTTGGGTATCATTATATTTGAAATGGAAGGGATTTATCCCCGAGGATTCCCGTCAATTTCCATCATTCCGCCATTTGCTGAAATTAATGTCCGTACATATGTTCATTATAATGGAAAACCTGGTATTTACTTCATGTCATTAGATGTCGGCGATTTAGCTTCCCTTACGATTGCAAAGAGATGGCTGCATTTGCCATATAAGCATTCACATATATCTATTCAGAAGATAGGAAAAGCGTTTTATTACGATAGTATTCGTGTAAAACAAACAAATCCGCAAATTATTTGTAAAGGTTCTTATTCGCCAGTTAAAGATATTTTTTTCCCTATTGAAGGAACTCTTGATCATTGGCTTACCGAACGTTACTGCTTTTTTAGCTCAAATAAAAGAGACAATCTCTATTGCTGCGAAATTCATCATGATCCTTGGCCTTTACAGCAGGCAGAAGCAATCATTAAAAAGAATACATTATTTACTCCATTTCAGATCGACATATCTGATATACAACCAATCTTTCATTTTTCTAAAGGTGTAGATTCGCTTATTTGGAATATTAAAAAAGCCTAG
- a CDS encoding FMN-binding glutamate synthase family protein encodes MPNIIIYVTFTMITILFALTFFMFLCWRWLVKKIVKKMGKIILTDSYQENIMELMPGLRHVGIQNMLENSLRASSGDVLHRPLGSSKKWPHLDPITFIPAQTTPFAVDGDEEVDVSVIIGPKAKKPMKIKIPLMISGMAYGIALSEKVRLSLAEAAMNTGTAINSGEGGIMPEELNTAGNYIVQFSKTEWSKEKELFKRANAIEIKLGQGAVFSTGARISPENITGRARDIMGLKENETAVIYDNFFEGQTLKDLTDLVDELRNMSGGVPIGVKMGAGGKIEEDIDHVIEMGVDFIAIDGGQAATLGAPPILSDDVGIPTLHAIVRASNHLEKRKMKGQITLIAAGGLLVPGHFLKVIALGADAVYIGSAILFAVSHSQSLNALPFEPPTQAVWNQGKFKDQFNQEEGAKTAEKFLTASTEEMKMGLRAMGKRSLKELSRKDLVSYDELTARMIGIPFSFEPWEK; translated from the coding sequence ATGCCAAATATCATTATATATGTCACTTTTACGATGATAACCATTTTGTTTGCCCTTACTTTCTTCATGTTTTTATGCTGGCGTTGGCTCGTGAAAAAAATCGTAAAAAAAATGGGGAAGATCATTTTAACCGACAGCTACCAAGAAAATATTATGGAATTAATGCCGGGCCTGCGTCATGTGGGCATTCAAAATATGCTCGAAAATAGCTTGAGGGCAAGTAGTGGAGATGTGTTGCATCGCCCTCTTGGCTCATCCAAGAAATGGCCGCATTTAGATCCGATCACATTCATTCCTGCACAAACTACTCCATTTGCTGTAGACGGGGACGAAGAAGTAGATGTAAGCGTAATAATTGGACCAAAAGCAAAAAAACCAATGAAAATAAAAATCCCTCTAATGATTAGCGGGATGGCCTACGGAATCGCACTCAGCGAGAAAGTGCGGCTTTCTTTGGCAGAAGCGGCTATGAATACCGGAACAGCTATTAATTCAGGTGAAGGCGGAATTATGCCTGAAGAACTAAATACAGCAGGCAATTATATTGTGCAATTTTCTAAAACAGAATGGTCCAAGGAAAAGGAACTATTCAAGCGGGCGAATGCGATAGAAATAAAGCTAGGGCAAGGTGCGGTGTTTTCGACAGGAGCAAGAATTTCACCTGAAAACATAACAGGTCGCGCACGTGATATCATGGGGTTAAAAGAAAATGAGACGGCAGTGATTTATGATAATTTTTTTGAAGGTCAAACACTTAAGGATTTAACAGATCTTGTAGATGAACTTCGAAATATGTCAGGTGGAGTTCCAATCGGTGTAAAAATGGGGGCAGGTGGAAAAATTGAAGAGGATATTGATCATGTTATTGAAATGGGGGTCGATTTTATTGCTATTGATGGAGGGCAAGCGGCAACACTAGGAGCTCCGCCTATTTTATCAGATGACGTTGGTATTCCGACTTTACACGCTATTGTCCGGGCGAGTAATCATTTAGAAAAAAGAAAAATGAAAGGACAAATTACCCTCATAGCAGCAGGTGGTCTTTTAGTGCCGGGACACTTTTTAAAAGTTATCGCACTTGGTGCAGATGCTGTCTATATAGGCTCTGCCATATTATTTGCAGTCTCACATAGTCAATCTTTGAATGCTCTGCCTTTTGAGCCGCCGACACAAGCTGTTTGGAATCAAGGGAAATTTAAGGATCAATTCAATCAGGAAGAAGGAGCTAAAACAGCTGAAAAGTTTTTAACTGCAAGTACTGAAGAAATGAAAATGGGATTGCGAGCTATGGGTAAGCGTTCTTTAAAAGAGCTTTCTAGAAAAGATTTAGTATCCTACGATGAGCTTACAGCCCGAATGATCGGCATTCCATTTTCATTTGAACCTTGGGAAAAATAG
- a CDS encoding protein-glutamine gamma-glutamyltransferase has protein sequence MIIISNYELKPSQNRFHGTEREIFIALETSPSIHQYNSLHELLFDIRLRKHIILAANNLQKSEVTFAPFSTSKFNPRIWTKIKYGYLLKPSILPSDAIKDVFENGKEYAFECTTAIVIIFYKAVLDLISVSYFNTLFQRLLVWDWNHDQDLSIITKIGSNFIPGDVVYFYNPDYDHPVWTGENAVYLGDGLYFGHGIGIKTEEEMINDLNSLRKKDATKSAYLISQHSRLNTNYLSQFAKRHYY, from the coding sequence TTGATTATTATTTCAAATTATGAATTAAAGCCCAGTCAGAACAGGTTTCATGGGACGGAAAGGGAGATATTTATCGCCCTAGAAACTAGCCCTTCTATTCATCAATATAATTCCTTGCATGAATTGCTCTTTGATATAAGATTAAGGAAGCATATTATTTTAGCAGCAAATAACCTTCAAAAAAGCGAGGTAACATTTGCTCCATTTAGTACATCTAAATTTAATCCTCGAATTTGGACAAAAATCAAATACGGTTATTTACTAAAACCCTCTATTCTTCCATCTGATGCAATTAAGGATGTATTTGAAAATGGCAAGGAATATGCGTTTGAATGTACAACAGCCATTGTGATTATTTTTTATAAAGCAGTCCTTGATTTGATCTCAGTAAGTTATTTTAATACTTTATTTCAAAGGCTCCTCGTTTGGGATTGGAACCACGACCAGGATTTAAGTATCATTACCAAAATAGGAAGTAATTTTATCCCCGGGGATGTCGTTTACTTTTATAATCCTGATTATGACCATCCTGTATGGACAGGGGAAAATGCTGTATATTTGGGAGATGGTTTATATTTTGGACATGGAATTGGAATTAAAACGGAAGAAGAGATGATAAATGACCTCAATTCATTAAGGAAGAAAGACGCAACAAAATCCGCCTATTTAATATCCCAGCATAGCAGATTAAACACAAATTATTTATCTCAATTTGCCAAGAGGCATTATTATTAA
- a CDS encoding helix-turn-helix transcriptional regulator produces the protein MDKEIIKYLRKSYEMNQRDFAKIVSCSFSLIALVEVGKRRVTSELEEKIKKAFDLDDQQIQSIASLVSEFSKGVPPFM, from the coding sequence ATGGATAAAGAAATTATTAAGTATTTAAGAAAGAGTTATGAGATGAATCAGCGTGATTTTGCAAAGATTGTCAGCTGCAGCTTCTCGCTCATTGCACTAGTAGAAGTAGGTAAACGAAGAGTAACTTCTGAGTTAGAAGAAAAAATAAAAAAAGCTTTTGATTTAGATGATCAACAGATTCAATCTATCGCTTCTCTTGTATCTGAGTTTAGTAAGGGAGTACCTCCATTTATGTAA
- a CDS encoding alpha/beta-type small acid-soluble spore protein: MARNKLLVPGVENALDQMKYEIAGEFGVQLGADTTSRANGSVGGEMTKRLVAMGQEQLKNQQGQ, from the coding sequence ATGGCTAGAAACAAACTTTTGGTACCTGGTGTTGAAAATGCTTTAGACCAAATGAAATATGAGATAGCAGGCGAGTTTGGAGTTCAACTTGGTGCAGATACAACCTCACGAGCAAATGGTTCTGTTGGCGGCGAAATGACAAAGCGTCTTGTCGCTATGGGACAGGAGCAGCTGAAGAATCAGCAAGGACAGTAA